A part of Streptomyces sp. NBC_01497 genomic DNA contains:
- a CDS encoding gamma-aminobutyraldehyde dehydrogenase — MTTEPRRLRNYINGEFRDAGDGRTTDVVNPATGEVYATAPLSRAADVDAAMKAAAAAFPAWRDTTPAERQKVLLKIADAFEERAEELIAVESENTGKPLGLTRTEEIPPMVDQIRFFAGAARMLDGRSAGEYMDGLTSFVRREPVGVCAQVAPWNYPMMMGVWKFAPALAAGNTVVLKPSDTTPASTVLMAEIIGSIAPKGVFNVVCGDRDTGRAMVEHPTPAMASITGSVRAGMEVAGSAAKDVKRVHLELGGKAPVIVFEDVDIAKAVETISVAGYFNAGQDCTAATRVLVHESIHDEFVAELARAAAGTKTGAADDDDVLYGPLNNAAQLERVSGFIERLPAHAKVETGGERVGDKGYFYAPTVVSGLRQDDEIIQNEVFGPVITVQPFTDEAQALAYANDVEYALASSVWTKDHARAMRLSRALDFGCVWINTHIALVAEMPHGGFKKSGYGKDLSSYGFDDYTRIKHVMTAIED; from the coding sequence GTGACCACCGAGCCGCGCCGTCTGCGCAACTACATCAACGGGGAGTTCCGGGACGCCGGCGACGGCCGCACCACCGATGTGGTGAACCCCGCCACCGGAGAGGTCTACGCCACGGCGCCGCTGTCCCGCGCCGCCGACGTCGACGCGGCCATGAAGGCCGCCGCCGCCGCGTTCCCCGCGTGGCGTGACACCACGCCGGCCGAACGGCAGAAGGTGCTGCTGAAGATCGCCGACGCCTTCGAGGAGCGGGCGGAGGAGCTGATCGCCGTCGAGTCGGAGAACACCGGCAAGCCCCTCGGCCTGACGCGCACCGAGGAAATCCCGCCGATGGTCGACCAGATCCGCTTCTTCGCGGGCGCCGCGCGGATGCTGGACGGCCGCTCCGCCGGCGAGTACATGGACGGCCTCACCTCCTTCGTACGGCGCGAGCCCGTCGGCGTCTGCGCGCAGGTCGCCCCGTGGAACTACCCGATGATGATGGGCGTGTGGAAGTTCGCCCCGGCGCTCGCCGCGGGCAACACCGTGGTCCTCAAGCCGTCCGACACGACCCCGGCCTCCACGGTCCTGATGGCCGAGATCATCGGATCCATCGCGCCGAAGGGCGTCTTCAACGTCGTCTGCGGCGACCGCGACACCGGCCGCGCCATGGTCGAGCACCCGACGCCCGCGATGGCCTCCATCACCGGGTCCGTCCGCGCCGGCATGGAGGTGGCGGGATCCGCCGCGAAGGACGTCAAGCGCGTCCACCTGGAGCTCGGCGGCAAGGCGCCCGTCATCGTCTTCGAGGACGTCGACATCGCCAAGGCCGTCGAGACCATCTCCGTCGCCGGCTACTTCAACGCCGGGCAGGACTGCACGGCCGCCACCCGCGTCCTCGTGCACGAGTCCATCCACGACGAATTCGTGGCCGAACTCGCCCGCGCCGCCGCCGGGACGAAGACCGGTGCGGCGGACGACGACGACGTGCTCTACGGTCCGCTCAACAACGCCGCCCAGCTGGAGCGCGTCAGCGGGTTCATCGAGCGGCTGCCCGCCCACGCCAAGGTCGAGACCGGTGGTGAACGCGTCGGCGACAAGGGGTACTTCTACGCGCCGACCGTCGTCTCCGGGCTGCGGCAGGACGACGAGATCATCCAGAACGAGGTGTTCGGCCCGGTCATCACCGTCCAGCCCTTCACCGACGAGGCCCAGGCTCTCGCGTACGCGAACGACGTCGAGTACGCGCTCGCCTCGTCCGTGTGGACCAAGGATCACGCGCGCGCCATGCGTCTGTCCAGGGCCCTCGACTTCGGCTGCGTCTGGATCAACACGCACATCGCGCTGGTCGCGGAGATGCCGCACGGCGGGTTCAAGAAGTCGGGTTACGGCAAGGACCTGTCGTCGTACGGCTTCGACGACTACACCCGCATCAAGCACGTGATGACGGCGATCGAGGACTGA
- a CDS encoding Lrp/AsnC family transcriptional regulator yields MVSRSAEFRNGNASAHGIDTVSLAIIEQLQEDGRRPYSAIGKAVGLSEAAVRQRVQKLLDQGVMQIVAVTDPLTVGFRRQAMVGVNVDGDLDAVAEALTAMSECEYVVVTAGSFDLMVEIVCEDDDHLLEVITKRIRTLPGVRSTESFVYLKLKKQTYMWGTR; encoded by the coding sequence GTGGTCAGTCGCAGCGCAGAGTTCAGGAACGGGAACGCCTCCGCCCATGGGATCGACACCGTCTCCCTCGCCATCATCGAGCAGCTCCAGGAGGACGGGCGGCGCCCGTACTCGGCGATCGGGAAGGCCGTCGGGCTCTCCGAGGCCGCCGTGCGCCAGCGCGTGCAGAAACTGCTCGACCAGGGCGTGATGCAGATCGTCGCCGTCACCGACCCCCTCACCGTGGGGTTCCGGCGGCAGGCGATGGTCGGGGTGAACGTCGACGGCGACCTCGACGCCGTCGCGGAAGCGCTGACCGCGATGTCCGAGTGCGAGTACGTGGTGGTGACCGCGGGCTCCTTCGACCTCATGGTCGAGATCGTCTGCGAGGACGACGACCACCTGCTCGAAGTGATCACCAAACGGATCCGCACGCTCCCCGGCGTGCGCTCCACCGAGAGCTTCGTCTACCTCAAGCTGAAGAAGCAGACCTACATGTGGGGAACCCGATAG
- a CDS encoding aspartate aminotransferase family protein, producing MGNPIAVSKDLSKTAYDHLWMHFTRMSSYENAPVPTIVRGEGTYIYDDAGKRYLDGLSGLFVVNAGHGRHELAEAAYKQGQELGFFPVWSYAHPKAVELAERLAHHAPGDLNKVFFTTGGGEAVETAWKLAKQYFKLTGKPTKYKVISRAVAYHGTPQGALSITGLPALKAPFEPLVPGARKVPNTNIYRAPIHGDDPEAFGRWAADQIEQEILFEGAETVAAVFLEPVQNAGGCFPPPPGYFQRVREICDQYDVLLVSDEVICAFGRLGTMFACDKFDYVPDMITCAKGMTSGYSPIGACVVSDRLAEPFYQGDNTFLHGYTFGGHPVSAAVGLANLDIFEREGLNQHVLDNESAFFETLKKLHDLPIVGDVRGNGFFYGIELVKDKATKETFTDEETERVLYGFLSPALYDNGLYCRADDRGDPVVQLAPPLISDQSTFDEIERILRSVLTEAWTKL from the coding sequence GTGGGGAACCCGATAGCCGTGAGCAAGGACCTCTCCAAGACCGCGTACGACCACTTGTGGATGCACTTCACCCGCATGTCGTCCTACGAGAACGCGCCCGTGCCCACCATCGTGCGGGGCGAGGGCACCTACATCTACGACGACGCCGGCAAGCGCTACCTGGACGGCCTGTCGGGCCTGTTCGTGGTCAACGCGGGTCACGGCCGCCACGAGCTGGCGGAGGCCGCGTACAAGCAGGGCCAGGAGCTGGGCTTCTTCCCCGTGTGGTCGTACGCGCACCCGAAGGCGGTCGAACTCGCGGAGCGGCTCGCGCACCACGCGCCGGGCGACCTGAACAAGGTGTTCTTCACGACGGGCGGCGGCGAGGCCGTCGAGACGGCGTGGAAGCTCGCGAAGCAGTACTTCAAACTGACCGGCAAGCCGACCAAGTACAAGGTCATCTCGCGCGCGGTCGCCTACCACGGCACACCCCAGGGCGCCCTGTCCATCACCGGTCTGCCGGCCCTGAAGGCGCCCTTCGAGCCCCTGGTGCCGGGCGCGCGCAAGGTCCCCAACACCAACATCTACCGTGCGCCGATCCACGGCGACGACCCGGAGGCCTTCGGGCGCTGGGCCGCCGACCAGATCGAGCAGGAGATCCTCTTCGAGGGCGCGGAGACCGTGGCCGCGGTGTTCCTGGAGCCGGTGCAGAACGCGGGCGGCTGCTTCCCGCCGCCCCCCGGCTACTTCCAGCGGGTGCGCGAGATCTGCGACCAGTACGACGTGCTGCTCGTGTCCGACGAGGTGATCTGCGCGTTCGGCCGGCTCGGCACCATGTTCGCGTGCGACAAGTTCGACTACGTGCCGGACATGATCACCTGCGCCAAGGGCATGACGTCCGGCTACTCGCCGATCGGCGCGTGCGTCGTCTCCGACCGGCTCGCGGAGCCGTTCTACCAGGGCGACAACACCTTCCTGCACGGCTACACGTTCGGCGGACACCCGGTCTCCGCCGCGGTGGGCCTCGCCAACCTCGACATCTTCGAGCGCGAGGGCCTCAACCAGCACGTGCTGGACAACGAGTCCGCGTTCTTCGAGACGCTGAAGAAGCTCCACGACCTGCCGATCGTCGGCGACGTCCGCGGCAACGGCTTCTTCTACGGCATCGAACTGGTCAAGGACAAGGCCACCAAGGAGACGTTCACCGACGAGGAGACCGAGCGGGTCCTGTACGGGTTCCTCTCGCCGGCGCTCTACGACAACGGCCTGTACTGCCGGGCCGACGACCGCGGCGACCCGGTGGTCCAGCTGGCGCCGCCGCTGATCTCCGACCAGTCGACGTTCGACGAGATCGAGCGGATCCTGCGCTCCGTCCTGACGGAGGCCTGGACGAAGCTCTGA
- a CDS encoding ABC transporter ATP-binding protein codes for MVAPPDNDVLAARSLHCSLGGFPALTGVSLGVRAGHILAVCGPRGSGKTTLLRCLSGQLVPQEGEVFFDGQEIHTLGAARRERLRSDSFGWVGPTPSLVPELNGWENAALPLLLRGSSHRAAKATALEWMERLDVADCARSKPAALPQDRRQRIAVARALATAPAVLFADEPTAALHASDRVHVLRTLTTAARSHQITVVLTGADDQVTALADDTVRLVDGRRADAPTDPEAEGQEACSLSV; via the coding sequence ATGGTGGCCCCGCCCGACAACGACGTCCTTGCGGCGCGTTCCCTGCACTGCTCCCTGGGGGGCTTCCCCGCGCTGACCGGGGTGTCGCTCGGTGTCCGCGCGGGGCACATCCTCGCCGTGTGCGGACCGCGCGGCAGCGGCAAGACCACGCTGCTGCGCTGCCTGTCGGGGCAGCTGGTGCCGCAGGAGGGCGAGGTCTTCTTCGACGGCCAGGAGATCCACACGCTCGGCGCCGCCCGGCGCGAGCGGCTGCGCAGCGACAGTTTCGGCTGGGTGGGCCCGACGCCCTCCCTCGTCCCCGAACTCAACGGGTGGGAGAACGCGGCCCTGCCCCTGCTGCTGCGCGGCAGCTCCCACCGGGCCGCGAAGGCCACCGCGCTGGAGTGGATGGAGCGGCTCGACGTCGCGGACTGCGCCCGCAGCAAGCCGGCCGCGCTGCCGCAGGACCGCCGCCAGCGCATCGCGGTGGCGCGCGCGCTGGCCACTGCCCCAGCGGTGCTGTTCGCGGACGAGCCGACCGCCGCACTGCACGCGAGTGACCGCGTGCATGTCCTGCGGACGCTGACGACGGCGGCACGTTCGCACCAGATCACCGTCGTCCTGACCGGAGCCGACGACCAGGTGACGGCGCTCGCCGACGACACGGTCCGGCTGGTCGA